One Pseudomonas muyukensis DNA segment encodes these proteins:
- a CDS encoding LysR family transcriptional regulator encodes MQYQINHADLALVLALERGRSLAKAAELLKVDVSTVFRSIRRLESALGTALFVKSRKGYLPTDTAQALAEQAERAEQALDAARIALTSGEQVVSGTVRLTCTEAVLHSLLLPALAEFMPNYPALSLEMGTSNTFANLSRRDADIALRLTNTPPEHLVGRCLGSTSYVICGRAQLRERLDASPASVPWIAPDDSMQDHATVVWRNQYHPGLIPRYQCSGMSTIAQLVTTGLGVAALPDYMVHALPGVEALSGPLPGCDTQLWLLTRPDCRALRSVQTLFEELTPRLRDAMLR; translated from the coding sequence ATGCAATATCAGATCAACCATGCGGACCTCGCCCTGGTCCTGGCGCTGGAACGCGGGCGCTCCCTGGCCAAGGCCGCCGAGCTGCTCAAGGTCGACGTTTCCACGGTGTTCCGCTCGATCCGGCGGCTGGAGTCGGCGCTGGGCACCGCGCTGTTCGTCAAGAGCCGCAAGGGCTACCTGCCCACCGACACCGCCCAGGCCCTGGCCGAGCAGGCCGAACGCGCCGAGCAGGCGCTGGACGCCGCGCGTATCGCCCTGACCAGCGGCGAGCAGGTGGTCAGCGGCACGGTGCGCCTGACCTGTACCGAGGCGGTGCTGCACAGCCTGCTGCTGCCGGCGCTGGCCGAGTTCATGCCCAACTACCCGGCGTTGTCGCTGGAAATGGGCACCTCCAACACGTTCGCCAACCTCAGCCGCCGCGACGCCGACATTGCCCTGCGCCTGACCAATACGCCGCCGGAGCACCTGGTGGGCCGCTGCCTGGGCTCGACCAGCTACGTGATCTGCGGGCGTGCGCAGCTGCGCGAGCGGCTCGATGCCTCCCCCGCCAGCGTGCCGTGGATCGCCCCTGACGACTCCATGCAGGACCACGCCACCGTGGTCTGGCGCAACCAGTACCACCCCGGGCTGATCCCGCGCTACCAGTGCAGCGGCATGTCGACCATCGCCCAACTGGTGACCACCGGCCTGGGCGTGGCGGCGCTGCCCGACTACATGGTTCACGCCCTGCCGGGGGTCGAGGCGCTGAGCGGCCCGCTACCGGGCTGCGACACCCAGCTGTGGCTGCTGACCCGCCCGGATTGCCGGGCCTTGCGCTCGGTGCAGACCTTGTTCGAGGAACTGACCCCGCGCCTGCGCGACGCAATGTTGCGTTAA
- a CDS encoding glutamine synthetase family protein, which yields MTSVSPCASSSREMNEFLDAHPDTQYVDLLISDMNGVVRGKRIERASLHKVYEKGINLPASLFALDINGSTVESTGLGLDIGDADRVCHPIPGTLSDEPWQKRPTAQLLMTMHELDGAPFFADPREVLRQVVAKFDALGLDICAAFELEFYLIDQDNLNGRPQPPRSPLSGKRPQSTQVYLIDDLDEYADCLQDMLEAAKEQGLPADAIVKESAPAQFEVNLHHVADPLKACDYAILLKRLIKNVAYDHEMDTTFMAKPYPGQAGNGLHVHISLLDKKTGKNIFANADPLQSDALRHAIGGVLETMPASMAFLCPNINSYRRFGAQFYVPNAPSWGLDNRTVAVRVPTDSSDNVRIEHRVAGADANPYLMLAAILAGIHHGLTQQVEPGAPIEGNSYEQLEQSLPNNLRDALRALDDSEVLNQYISPDYIDIFVACKESELAEFEVSISDLEYNWYLHTV from the coding sequence ATGACGTCGGTCTCCCCGTGCGCCAGTTCTTCCCGCGAGATGAATGAATTCCTGGATGCCCATCCGGATACCCAGTACGTCGACCTGCTGATCTCCGACATGAACGGGGTGGTGCGCGGCAAGCGCATCGAGCGCGCCAGCCTGCACAAGGTGTACGAAAAGGGCATCAACCTGCCGGCCTCGCTGTTCGCCCTCGACATCAACGGCTCGACCGTCGAAAGCACCGGCCTGGGCCTGGACATCGGCGACGCCGACCGTGTCTGCCACCCCATCCCCGGCACGTTGTCCGACGAGCCGTGGCAGAAACGCCCGACCGCCCAGTTGCTGATGACCATGCACGAGCTGGACGGCGCGCCGTTCTTCGCCGACCCGCGCGAGGTGTTGCGCCAGGTGGTGGCCAAGTTCGATGCCCTGGGCCTGGATATCTGCGCAGCCTTCGAGCTGGAGTTCTACCTGATCGACCAGGACAACCTCAACGGCCGGCCTCAACCGCCGCGCTCGCCGCTTTCGGGCAAGCGCCCGCAGTCGACCCAGGTGTACCTGATCGACGATCTCGACGAATATGCCGACTGCCTGCAGGACATGCTCGAGGCCGCCAAGGAACAAGGCCTGCCGGCCGACGCCATCGTCAAGGAAAGCGCCCCGGCGCAGTTCGAGGTCAACCTGCATCATGTCGCCGATCCGCTCAAGGCCTGCGACTACGCGATCTTGCTCAAGCGCCTGATCAAGAACGTCGCCTACGACCATGAAATGGACACCACCTTCATGGCCAAGCCCTATCCGGGCCAGGCGGGCAACGGCCTGCATGTGCACATCTCGCTGCTGGACAAGAAAACCGGCAAGAACATCTTCGCCAACGCCGACCCGCTGCAAAGCGACGCGCTGCGCCACGCCATCGGCGGCGTGCTGGAGACCATGCCGGCGTCGATGGCCTTCCTCTGCCCGAACATCAACTCCTACCGTCGCTTCGGCGCTCAGTTCTATGTGCCCAATGCACCGAGCTGGGGCCTGGACAACCGCACCGTGGCCGTACGCGTGCCCACCGACAGCAGCGACAACGTGCGCATCGAGCACCGCGTGGCCGGTGCCGATGCCAACCCGTATTTGATGCTCGCAGCGATCCTCGCCGGCATCCACCATGGCCTGACCCAGCAGGTCGAGCCGGGCGCGCCGATCGAGGGCAACTCGTACGAGCAACTGGAGCAGAGCCTGCCGAACAACCTGCGCGACGCCCTGCGCGCGCTGGACGACAGCGAAGTGCTCAACCAATACATCAGCCCGGACTACATCGATATCTTCGTGGCCTGCAAGGAGAGCGAGCTGGCCGAGTTCGAAGTGTCGATCTCCGACCTCGAGTACAACTGGTACCTGCACACGGTGTAA
- a CDS encoding gamma-glutamyl-gamma-aminobutyrate hydrolase family protein: protein MSAIAVPLIGVSACRQQVGKNSSHTVGDKYVEAAGFAGLPLILPARDGGSDPQALLARLDGILFTGSPSNVEPHHYNGAPSVEGTRHDLARDRLTLPLLQAAIVAGVPVLCICRGFQELNVALGGSLHQRVQELPGYLDHREPEDAPLQVQYGPRHPVSIAPGGVFERLGLAAQFEVNSLHSQGIDRLAPGLRVEARAPDGLIEAVSMPDAPGFVLGVQWHPEWRFAENPVSLRLFEAFREACIAHAAREGARQKTP, encoded by the coding sequence ATGAGCGCAATTGCGGTCCCCTTGATCGGTGTCAGCGCCTGCCGCCAGCAGGTGGGGAAGAACTCGTCGCACACGGTGGGCGACAAGTATGTCGAGGCCGCAGGCTTCGCCGGGCTGCCGCTGATCCTGCCGGCGCGCGATGGCGGCAGCGACCCGCAGGCGCTGTTGGCACGCCTGGATGGCATTCTTTTTACCGGTTCGCCTTCAAATGTCGAGCCGCATCATTACAATGGCGCGCCCAGCGTGGAAGGCACTCGCCACGACCTGGCGCGCGACCGGCTGACATTGCCCCTGCTGCAGGCGGCAATCGTCGCCGGCGTGCCGGTGTTGTGCATCTGCCGTGGTTTCCAGGAGCTGAACGTGGCCCTTGGCGGCAGCCTGCACCAGCGGGTGCAGGAACTGCCCGGCTACCTGGACCACCGCGAACCTGAGGACGCACCCTTGCAGGTGCAGTACGGCCCTCGGCACCCGGTCAGCATTGCGCCTGGCGGCGTGTTCGAGCGCCTGGGCCTGGCTGCGCAGTTCGAGGTCAACTCGCTGCACAGCCAGGGCATCGACCGCCTGGCCCCAGGCCTGCGTGTCGAGGCACGGGCCCCGGATGGCCTGATCGAAGCGGTGTCGATGCCTGACGCGCCGGGCTTTGTACTCGGCGTGCAGTGGCACCCTGAATGGCGTTTCGCCGAAAACCCGGTTTCGCTGCGCCTGTTCGAGGCGTTCCGCGAGGCTTGCATTGCCCATGCTGCACGGGAGGGTGCGCGTCAGAAAACACCCTGA
- a CDS encoding APC family permease, whose amino-acid sequence MNEYTEAGRPPDTASDSGNTQRSKGLAKGRLGLLASVVLGISTIAPVYTLTGALGPTVREVGAHLPAVFIVGFLPMLLVALGYRELNSAEPDSGTSFTWSARAFGPMIGWIGGWGLVVATTIVLSNLAGVAVDFFYLFLAQITGNQELAALADNLLVNVSTCCVFIALAVWICCRGMATTMTVQYGLVALQLLVLIGFAFAAFGETTAPPPLAFDLAWFNPFGVESFSAFAAGLSLSIFIFWGWDVCLTVSEESVGSEEVPGKAATWTVLLILGLYLLTAIATLQFAGISDQGLGLGNPRIQENVFAHLAGPVMGPLAILMSIAVLASTAASLQSTFVSPARTLLAMGYYGAVPQRFAKVCPRSQTPRYATICAGIAAAVFYVTMRTLSENVLADTITALGMMICFYYSLTAFACVWYFRHSLFDSVRHFFMRGVCPLVGGVILSVIFVRTAIDSASPDFGSGSHVAGLGLVFVIAAIISALGIVLMMLSRLRAPAYFLGATLRQQATIPLQE is encoded by the coding sequence ATGAATGAATACACAGAAGCCGGCCGCCCACCCGACACGGCGTCCGACTCGGGCAACACCCAGCGCAGCAAGGGCTTGGCCAAGGGCCGGCTCGGCCTGCTGGCCAGCGTTGTATTGGGCATCTCCACCATCGCCCCGGTCTATACCCTGACCGGCGCGCTCGGCCCGACCGTGCGCGAAGTCGGCGCCCACCTGCCAGCGGTGTTCATCGTCGGCTTCCTGCCGATGCTGCTGGTGGCCCTGGGTTATCGCGAACTGAACTCGGCGGAGCCCGACAGCGGTACCTCCTTCACCTGGTCGGCCCGTGCGTTCGGCCCGATGATCGGCTGGATCGGCGGCTGGGGGCTGGTGGTGGCCACCACCATCGTGCTGTCCAACCTGGCCGGTGTGGCGGTGGACTTCTTCTACCTGTTCCTCGCGCAGATCACCGGCAACCAGGAGCTGGCGGCCTTGGCCGACAACCTGTTGGTCAACGTCAGTACCTGTTGCGTGTTCATCGCCCTGGCGGTGTGGATTTGTTGCCGCGGCATGGCCACCACCATGACGGTGCAGTACGGCTTGGTGGCGTTGCAACTGCTGGTGCTGATTGGCTTTGCCTTCGCCGCCTTCGGTGAAACCACCGCGCCGCCGCCGCTGGCGTTCGACCTGGCCTGGTTCAACCCGTTTGGCGTCGAGTCGTTCTCCGCCTTTGCCGCCGGCCTGTCGCTGTCGATCTTCATTTTCTGGGGCTGGGACGTGTGCCTGACCGTCAGCGAAGAGTCGGTGGGTAGCGAAGAGGTGCCGGGCAAGGCCGCCACCTGGACTGTGCTGCTGATTCTCGGCCTGTACCTGCTGACCGCCATCGCCACCCTGCAGTTCGCCGGGATCAGCGACCAAGGCCTGGGCCTGGGCAACCCGCGTATCCAGGAAAACGTCTTCGCCCACCTGGCCGGGCCGGTCATGGGGCCGCTGGCGATCCTGATGTCCATCGCCGTGCTGGCCAGTACCGCAGCCTCGCTGCAGTCGACCTTCGTGTCGCCGGCACGCACGCTGCTGGCCATGGGTTATTACGGTGCCGTGCCACAGCGCTTCGCCAAGGTCTGCCCGCGTTCGCAGACGCCGCGCTACGCGACCATCTGCGCCGGTATCGCCGCGGCTGTGTTCTACGTGACCATGCGCACCCTCAGCGAGAACGTGCTGGCCGACACCATCACCGCGCTGGGCATGATGATCTGCTTCTATTACTCGCTGACCGCGTTCGCCTGTGTCTGGTATTTCCGCCACAGCCTGTTCGACAGCGTGCGGCACTTCTTCATGCGTGGCGTGTGCCCGCTGGTGGGTGGGGTGATTCTGTCGGTGATCTTCGTGCGCACCGCCATCGACAGCGCTTCGCCGGACTTCGGCAGCGGCTCGCATGTGGCCGGGCTGGGGCTGGTGTTCGTGATCGCGGCGATCATCTCGGCACTGGGGATCGTGCTGATGATGCTGTCCCGCCTGCGGGCGCCGGCGTATTTCCTGGGGGCTACCCTGCGTCAGCAGGCGACCATTCCACTGCAGGAATAA
- the gmk gene encoding guanylate kinase has translation MNHSSGTLYIVSAPSGAGKTSLVTALIKEDPRVRVSVSHTTRAMRPGETHGVNYHFVVHETFKALIAKGDFLEHAEVFGNFYGTSRSALQETLDQGFDLILEIDWQGAQQVRKLMPEARSIFILPPSQEALRQRLDGRGQDSEEIIAGRMKEAVSEMVHYDEYEYVIINDDFAVALEDLKAVFRSNRLVLKKQQQRNSGLLKELLC, from the coding sequence ATGAACCACAGCAGCGGCACCCTCTACATCGTCTCGGCCCCGTCCGGCGCCGGCAAGACCAGCCTGGTCACGGCCCTGATCAAGGAAGACCCGCGCGTACGCGTCTCGGTCTCCCACACCACCCGCGCCATGCGTCCAGGTGAAACCCACGGGGTGAACTACCACTTCGTGGTCCACGAAACGTTCAAGGCACTGATCGCCAAGGGTGATTTCCTCGAGCATGCCGAGGTGTTCGGCAACTTCTACGGCACCTCGCGCAGCGCGCTGCAGGAAACCCTGGACCAAGGCTTCGACCTGATCCTGGAAATCGACTGGCAAGGTGCCCAGCAGGTGCGCAAGCTGATGCCCGAGGCGCGCTCGATCTTCATCCTGCCGCCCAGCCAGGAGGCCCTGCGTCAGCGCCTGGATGGCCGCGGGCAAGACAGCGAGGAAATCATCGCCGGGCGCATGAAGGAAGCGGTCAGCGAGATGGTGCACTACGACGAATACGAGTACGTCATCATCAATGACGACTTCGCCGTGGCACTGGAAGACTTGAAGGCGGTGTTCCGCTCGAATCGCCTGGTGCTGAAGAAGCAACAGCAGCGCAACAGTGGGCTGCTGAAAGAACTGCTCTGCTGA
- a CDS encoding YicC/YloC family endoribonuclease encodes MVHSMTAFARVERAGSQGTLAWELRSVNHRYLEPHLRLPEALRDLEGAVREGLRQGLSRGKVECTLRLSEDNAGKPLQVDRERAAQLVAAAETVASLIKQPAPLNPLEVLAWPGVLVADATDPQALNAEAIALFDEALAELKAGRQREGAELARLINERLDSMASEVTTLRALVPQMLAAQRQKVLDRFSDMQAELDPQRLEQEMVLLAQKSDVAEELDRLSTHVTEVRRVLKSGGAAGRRLDFLMQELNREANTLGSKAFDPRSTQAAVNLKVLIEQMREQVQNIE; translated from the coding sequence ATGGTGCACAGCATGACCGCATTTGCCCGTGTCGAGCGCGCGGGCAGCCAAGGCACCCTGGCCTGGGAACTGCGCTCGGTCAACCACCGTTATCTCGAACCCCACCTGCGCCTGCCCGAGGCCCTGCGCGACCTCGAGGGCGCGGTCCGTGAAGGGCTGCGCCAGGGCCTGTCGCGCGGCAAGGTCGAATGCACCCTGCGCCTGAGCGAAGACAACGCCGGCAAGCCGCTGCAGGTCGACCGCGAGCGCGCCGCGCAACTGGTCGCCGCCGCCGAGACCGTGGCCAGCCTGATCAAGCAGCCAGCCCCGCTCAATCCACTGGAGGTGCTGGCCTGGCCAGGCGTGCTGGTGGCCGATGCAACTGACCCCCAGGCCCTCAACGCCGAAGCCATCGCCCTGTTCGACGAGGCCCTGGCCGAGCTCAAGGCCGGCCGTCAGCGCGAAGGCGCCGAACTGGCCCGGCTGATCAACGAGCGCCTGGACAGCATGGCCAGCGAAGTCACCACCCTGCGCGCCCTGGTGCCACAGATGCTGGCCGCCCAACGGCAGAAAGTCCTCGACCGCTTCAGCGACATGCAGGCCGAACTCGACCCGCAGCGCCTGGAGCAGGAAATGGTCCTGCTGGCGCAGAAGAGCGACGTCGCCGAGGAACTCGACCGCCTCAGCACCCACGTCACCGAAGTCCGCCGGGTGCTCAAGTCCGGCGGCGCCGCCGGCCGGCGCCTGGACTTCCTGATGCAGGAGCTCAACCGCGAAGCCAACACCCTCGGCTCCAAGGCGTTCGACCCGCGCAGCACCCAGGCGGCAGTCAACCTCAAGGTGCTGATCGAACAGATGCGTGAACAAGTACAGAACATCGAGTAA
- the rph gene encoding ribonuclease PH has product MKRPSGRAADQLRSIRITRNYTKHAEGSVLVEFGDTKVICTVSVENGVPRFLKGQGQGWLTAEYGMLPRSTGERNQREASRGKQGGRTLEIQRLIGRSLRAALDMSKLGDITLYVDCDVIQADGGTRTASITGAMVALCDALAVIKKRGGLKGGNPLKHMIAAVSVGMYQGEAVLDLDYLEDSAAETDLNVVMTSAGGFIEVQGTAEGAPFQPEDFNAMLALAQKGMTEIFELQNAALAD; this is encoded by the coding sequence ATGAAACGTCCAAGTGGTCGCGCCGCCGATCAGCTCCGCTCGATCCGCATTACCCGCAACTACACCAAGCACGCCGAGGGGTCGGTACTGGTCGAGTTCGGTGACACCAAGGTCATCTGCACGGTCAGCGTCGAAAATGGTGTTCCCCGCTTCCTCAAGGGCCAGGGCCAAGGTTGGCTGACCGCCGAATACGGCATGCTGCCGCGTTCCACTGGCGAGCGTAACCAGCGCGAGGCCAGCCGTGGCAAGCAGGGTGGCCGCACCCTCGAGATCCAGCGCCTGATCGGCCGCTCCCTGCGCGCCGCGCTGGACATGAGCAAGCTCGGCGACATCACCCTGTACGTCGACTGCGACGTGATCCAGGCCGATGGTGGTACCCGCACTGCCTCGATCACCGGTGCCATGGTCGCCCTGTGCGACGCCTTGGCGGTGATCAAGAAGCGCGGTGGCCTCAAGGGCGGCAACCCGCTCAAGCACATGATCGCCGCGGTGTCGGTGGGCATGTACCAGGGCGAGGCGGTACTGGACCTCGACTACCTCGAGGACTCCGCCGCCGAGACTGACCTGAACGTGGTCATGACCAGCGCCGGTGGCTTCATCGAGGTGCAGGGCACCGCCGAAGGCGCGCCGTTCCAGCCTGAAGACTTCAACGCCATGCTGGCGCTGGCGCAGAAGGGCATGACCGAGATCTTCGAGCTGCAGAACGCCGCCCTGGCCGACTGA
- a CDS encoding exodeoxyribonuclease III codes for MRIISVNVNGIQAAAERGLLSWLQAQNADVICLQDTRASAFELDDPAFQLDGYFLYACDAEVPTQGGVALYSRMQPKAVITGLGFETADRYGRYLQADFDKVSIASLLLPSGMNGDDDLNQKFKLMDDFAKYLDKQRRKRREYIYCGSFYVAQQKLDIKNWRDSQQAVGFLPPERAWMDAITGDMGYVDALREVSREGDQYSWWPDNEQAEMLNLGYRFDYQILTPGLRRFVRNARLPRQPRFSQHAPLIVDYDWTLTI; via the coding sequence ATGCGGATCATCAGTGTGAACGTAAATGGCATTCAGGCTGCGGCCGAGCGTGGATTGCTCAGCTGGCTGCAAGCCCAGAATGCCGACGTCATCTGCCTTCAGGATACCCGCGCCTCGGCCTTTGAACTCGACGACCCAGCTTTCCAGCTCGATGGCTATTTCCTTTACGCCTGCGACGCGGAGGTGCCCACCCAAGGTGGCGTGGCACTGTATTCGCGCATGCAGCCCAAGGCAGTCATCACCGGCCTGGGCTTCGAGACGGCCGACCGTTACGGGCGCTACCTGCAAGCGGATTTCGACAAGGTAAGTATTGCCAGCCTGCTGCTGCCTTCGGGCATGAACGGCGACGACGACCTGAACCAGAAGTTCAAGTTGATGGACGACTTCGCCAAGTACCTGGACAAGCAGCGTCGCAAGCGTCGCGAATACATCTACTGCGGCTCGTTCTACGTGGCGCAGCAGAAGCTCGACATCAAGAACTGGCGCGACAGCCAGCAGGCGGTCGGCTTCCTGCCACCAGAGCGCGCCTGGATGGACGCGATCACCGGCGACATGGGCTATGTCGACGCGCTGCGTGAAGTCAGCCGCGAGGGCGACCAGTACAGCTGGTGGCCAGATAACGAACAGGCCGAGATGCTCAACCTGGGTTATCGGTTCGACTACCAGATCCTCACTCCAGGCCTGCGCCGCTTCGTGCGCAACGCCCGCCTGCCGCGCCAGCCGCGCTTCTCCCAGCATGCGCCGCTGATCGTCGACTACGACTGGACGCTGACCATCTAA
- the pyrE gene encoding orotate phosphoribosyltransferase — MQPYQRDFIRFAIDRGVLRFGEFTLKSGRTSPYFFNAGLFNTGSALAQLGRCYAAAIVDSKIPFDVLFGPAYKGIPLAAATAVALAEQHQLDVPWCFNRKEAKDHGEGGSLVGAPLAGDVLIIDDVITAGTAIREVMQIINAQQAKAAGVLIALNREERGNGELSAIQEVERDFAIPVVSIVSLTQVLEFLADDPQLKQHLPAVEAYRAQYGI; from the coding sequence ATGCAGCCGTATCAGCGCGACTTCATCCGTTTTGCCATCGATCGCGGCGTTCTGCGCTTCGGTGAATTCACCCTGAAATCGGGGCGTACCAGCCCGTATTTCTTCAATGCCGGCCTGTTCAACACAGGTTCCGCGCTGGCCCAGCTGGGGCGTTGCTACGCCGCGGCCATCGTCGACAGCAAGATCCCCTTCGACGTGCTGTTTGGCCCGGCCTACAAGGGTATTCCGTTGGCGGCGGCCACTGCGGTGGCCCTGGCCGAACAGCATCAGCTCGACGTGCCATGGTGCTTCAACCGCAAGGAAGCCAAGGACCACGGCGAGGGCGGCAGCCTGGTCGGCGCCCCGCTGGCCGGTGACGTGCTGATCATCGACGACGTGATCACCGCCGGTACCGCTATCCGCGAGGTCATGCAGATCATCAATGCCCAGCAGGCCAAGGCCGCCGGTGTGCTGATCGCGCTGAACCGCGAAGAGCGCGGCAATGGCGAGCTGTCGGCGATTCAGGAAGTCGAGCGCGACTTCGCTATCCCGGTGGTCAGCATCGTCTCGCTGACCCAGGTGCTGGAGTTCCTCGCCGACGACCCGCAACTCAAGCAGCACTTGCCAGCGGTCGAAGCCTACCGTGCCCAGTACGGTATCTGA
- a CDS encoding DUF799 domain-containing protein → MIKHLSRLIVGACVLALFAGCAERKSIDYSAYKQSRPKSILILPPLNESPDVKATYSMLSQATYPLAEAGYYVMPVALVDETFRQNGMTTPADIHQLPVTKLQEIFGADAGLYVTVSDYGTRYMILSSATIVTANAKLVDLKTGATLWTGSATASSEEGRQNQGGLIGMLVAAAINQVISSVQDDAGYPIAGITSARLLSPYPNGGILYGPRSPKYGTD, encoded by the coding sequence ATGATCAAGCACCTGTCCCGCCTGATCGTCGGCGCCTGCGTGCTGGCACTGTTCGCTGGCTGCGCCGAGCGCAAGAGCATCGACTACTCGGCCTACAAGCAGAGCCGGCCGAAATCGATCCTGATACTGCCGCCGCTGAACGAGTCGCCGGATGTAAAAGCCACCTACAGCATGCTGTCCCAGGCCACCTACCCACTGGCCGAAGCTGGCTACTACGTGATGCCGGTCGCCCTGGTGGACGAGACGTTCCGCCAGAACGGCATGACCACTCCGGCCGATATCCATCAGCTGCCAGTGACCAAGCTGCAGGAGATCTTCGGCGCCGACGCCGGCCTGTACGTCACTGTCAGCGACTACGGCACCCGCTACATGATCCTCAGCAGCGCGACCATCGTCACCGCCAACGCCAAGCTGGTCGACCTGAAGACCGGCGCCACCCTGTGGACTGGCAGCGCCACCGCCTCGAGCGAGGAAGGCCGGCAGAACCAGGGCGGCTTGATCGGCATGCTGGTGGCCGCCGCGATCAACCAGGTCATCAGCAGCGTGCAGGACGATGCCGGCTACCCGATCGCCGGTATCACCAGCGCACGCCTGCTGTCGCCGTACCCTAACGGTGGCATCTTGTACGGGCCACGTTCGCCGAAATACGGTACCGACTGA